GATTTGGTCAAACTTGATATTTTGCTTTCAGGTGATGACGTTGATGCCCTGTCTTTTATTGTGCATAAAGATAAGGCATACGGACTTGCACGCGCCCTGTGTGACAAGCTAAAAGAAATCATTCCACGCCAGCTCTTTGAGGTTCCTATTCAAGGTGCTATCGGAAACAAAATCATTGCCCGCTCAACAGTTAAGGCTCGCCGTAAGGACGTGTTGGCAAAATGCTACGGTGGTGATATTTCGCGCAAGCGCAAGCTCTTGGAGAAGCAAAAAGAAGGAAAGAAACGCATGAAGGCAATTGGAAGCGTTGAGGTTCCACAAGAAGCGTTCTTAGCAATCCTTAAGGTCGATGAGTAACCTATGACATCACCATATCCTCAGGCTATACGGGATAGGTTGAATGAGCAGCCTTTTCTTTTAGCTCCTATGGCAGGTGTCACCGATGCGGCATATCGTATGATGTGTTACCGTCATGGTGCTCAGCTTGCATATTCTGAGATGGTTTCGGTTGCGGGTCTTGCGTTTGCAAGTGAAAAAACATGGGATTTAGTTTTACCTGCAGATGAGGAGCCGCATATTGCTGTGCAGTTGTTTGGCTCAAAGCCTGAACAGTTTGCGTCAGCGGTGCATGGTATCCAGAACCGTTTACAAGAAAAGCTGGCACTCATCGATATTAATATGGCTTGTCCAGCTCGTAAGGTTATTACAAAAGGGGAGGGCTCTGCCTTACTTGATCAGCCTGAGTTGGCTGAGGCGATTGTACGTGCTTGTACGCGTGAAGCGCAGGTTCCGGTAACAGTTAAGCTGCGACGCGCATTTCGGTCTGGTCCAGATGTAGCACCTGACATTGCGGCACGCCTTGAGGCGGCAGGTATTGCTGCTGTGGCAATTCATGGTCGCACAGCCAGCCAGCTCTATACGGGACGGGCTGATTGGTCGGTTATTGATGCTGTGGCTGCTCGGGTGCAGGTGCCAGTTATTGGTAGCGGTGATGTTATGTCTGCAGCAGATGCCGTGCATATGCTGAGCTCAACCAAGGCATCTGGTGTCATGGTTGCGCGGGGAAGCTACGGTAATCCCTGGATTTTTGAAGATGCATTACAACTTTTACATGCTGGTACTATACCTCGTGATAAGCAGATGCATGAGCGCCTTGATGCACTAGCAGAACATATTGACCTAACCCATAAAACCGGTGCTCATATGCGGCGCGCTCGAAGCTTTGCCAGCTGGTACTTAAAGGGTATGCCTCACGCTGCCGCTTGGCGTGCCTCGGTTGTGAAATGCGAAAGCTATGAAGATTTCCGCCGTCTCATTGATGATATGCGCACGCATCTATCCAATGTAGATGACTCTCAAACTGAGCACCATTCATCACGCGACGCATGATAGAGGGTCTGTATCTACATATTCCTTTTTGTCATGCCAAATGTGCTTACTGCGATTTTTGTAGCTCTGCGGAACGTGCCGAACTTGCTCACGCAGATGCATATGCAGAAAAACTGCGGGCACTGATAGAGCAGTTGAGCGGTCTTGGATTGTTTGAGAATATGCGCAGTGCCTATATTGGTGGCGGAACGCCAAGCCTGCTTATGCCAGATTCCCTCCATCTGCTGGTATCACAGATTAATACCTTGTCTCAGAGCTCGCTTTCTGAGCTAAGCGTTGAAGCAAATCCTGAGTCTCTTGATGATGAACGTTTAGCTGCGCTGGTAGCATCTGGTGCTACCCGTATTTCTATGGGACTACAATCAACGCATAAGCTTGAGCTAGCTGCACTGGGGCGCATCCACAGTGCAGAGCAAGGCCTGATGCGTGCACAAGCGGTGCTACAAACCCCACTTACACTCTCTCTCGATGTAATGTGTGGGATTCCCTACCAAACACCAAAGAGCTGGTCAGATACCTTAGACAATCTAATAGCTCTCAAGCCGCATCATATAAGCTGCTATCCTTTAATTATTGAGGAGGGCACAGGTTTTGCTGCTGCTGTAAACAGGGGTGATATAGATGAGCCTGATGAAGATTTGCAAGCTCAGTATATGGAGTATGCACAATCGGTTTTAACAGATGCAGGTTATGCACGTTATGAAGTTGCTTCATATGCGCTTGATGGTGCTCTTTGCTTGCATAACCTGATGTATTGGTCAGGAGGCGAATATCTAGGCCTTGGCAGCTCGGCGGCAAGCATGCTAAGCCCCACATCGTATAAGCGCTTGCAAACAGTTTTTGTACAACTACCACAGCTGCAAACTGATACGGCGCGGGTACGCCTACGCATGGAAAGTATGGCGTCTGAACTTATAGAGGTACATGACTTCTCAGAGATACGCTTTGAGCTTGAAGAACTTAACGAATGTGAGGCAGTAGCAGAAGATTTTATGCTTGCATGCCGAACTGCCGCTGGCATTTCGCAGCAGTTGCTCGAACGTGGTGCGGATGTAATTGATGCAGATGCTCTGAGGCGCACAATCGATATGGTAATTGCACAGGGTCTCGCACGCTGGGAGAGCAACTCGCTGGGTCAGGCTCTTATACCAACACACACTGGTTGGCTTTTAGGCAATCAGCTCTATGGTGCATTTTGGGATTTGCACGAGCACCCAAAAGCTTTTTGTTAATGCTCGTTTTTAGCTCATTACTCCCAATCTGTTCAGCGCTTCATAGAGCTATTCGTTATCAATTCTATGCACATAAGAAGTGCGCAAAGCTCATTTTTTCCTTATGCTTTTATATCTAAGCTACGTCTTTGCTCAAAACGGGGTATCCTTGTGCATCTCTATTGTTCATACATGAGCAACGCCTGCGAAAGGATTTAAGCGCTTATGCCTCATATGAACCAGAAAGATTACTATGCTCTTTTAGGTGTTGCATCCACAGCAACCAAGAAAGAGATACAAAAGGCGTTTCAGAAAAAAGCGCGCACCTTGCATCCTGATGTCAATAAAGCGCCTGATGCTGAGGCTCAATTCAAGGAGGTATCAGAGGCATACGCCGTGCTATCTGACGATCAAAAGCGTGCCCGCTATGATGCGCTCCGTGCTGGAAATCCATTTGCTGGCTACAGCAATACTGCTCCAAGCTCTGCGGGTGGAGCATATACAGCAGGTGGGTTTGGCGCCTTTCCCTTTGGATTTCCCTTTGATATGGCTCATTCAAACCGCCCTCGAAGCTCTGCATATCACCCTGAGCACGGGGCAGATGTAGTCATTGAACTTGAATTGAGTCATGAAGAAGCGCAAGCAGGTGTAACACGCACCATTAGCTATCAACGCTTTGAGCCGTGTGACGCCTGTCAAGGTAGCGGGTCTGTTGCGACTGAGCACGCACGCAGGTGTCCCACCTGTAACGGTATGGGCTCCATTGCCGTTGATTTGTCATTCTTATTTGGAAGTGGCGCTGCTCAGATGCAGTGTCCCGAGTGCGAGGGAAGTGGCCAGGTTGTGGCAGATCCGTGTCCTGCATGTACCGGATCAGGGCGGCAGCGGCACCTTGACCATGCCCAGATTCACTTTGAGGCCAATACGCACGACGGTGATGTGGTGCGCCTACCCGCAAAGGGCAATGCAGGTACAAACGGTGCTGGAGCCGGTGACTTTGTAATTCGCGCGCACGTTGCAGCTGAGCGCCTTGATGCGCGGGCGCGCATGGGTTTTGGTATGATTGGTGTGGCACTACCGTTTCTTGTTCTTGCAATGGTATCTGGTTCCAT
This region of Collinsella sp. zg1085 genomic DNA includes:
- a CDS encoding DnaJ domain-containing protein; translation: MPHMNQKDYYALLGVASTATKKEIQKAFQKKARTLHPDVNKAPDAEAQFKEVSEAYAVLSDDQKRARYDALRAGNPFAGYSNTAPSSAGGAYTAGGFGAFPFGFPFDMAHSNRPRSSAYHPEHGADVVIELELSHEEAQAGVTRTISYQRFEPCDACQGSGSVATEHARRCPTCNGMGSIAVDLSFLFGSGAAQMQCPECEGSGQVVADPCPACTGSGRQRHLDHAQIHFEANTHDGDVVRLPAKGNAGTNGAGAGDFVIRAHVAAERLDARARMGFGMIGVALPFLVLAMVSGSINIFSIVSMLPLIYGVVSILSSRPHTHTSLWWRRGAQTLVQGMSNSLIWA
- the dusB gene encoding tRNA dihydrouridine synthase DusB; amino-acid sequence: MTSPYPQAIRDRLNEQPFLLAPMAGVTDAAYRMMCYRHGAQLAYSEMVSVAGLAFASEKTWDLVLPADEEPHIAVQLFGSKPEQFASAVHGIQNRLQEKLALIDINMACPARKVITKGEGSALLDQPELAEAIVRACTREAQVPVTVKLRRAFRSGPDVAPDIAARLEAAGIAAVAIHGRTASQLYTGRADWSVIDAVAARVQVPVIGSGDVMSAADAVHMLSSTKASGVMVARGSYGNPWIFEDALQLLHAGTIPRDKQMHERLDALAEHIDLTHKTGAHMRRARSFASWYLKGMPHAAAWRASVVKCESYEDFRRLIDDMRTHLSNVDDSQTEHHSSRDA
- the hemW gene encoding radical SAM family heme chaperone HemW, with protein sequence MIEGLYLHIPFCHAKCAYCDFCSSAERAELAHADAYAEKLRALIEQLSGLGLFENMRSAYIGGGTPSLLMPDSLHLLVSQINTLSQSSLSELSVEANPESLDDERLAALVASGATRISMGLQSTHKLELAALGRIHSAEQGLMRAQAVLQTPLTLSLDVMCGIPYQTPKSWSDTLDNLIALKPHHISCYPLIIEEGTGFAAAVNRGDIDEPDEDLQAQYMEYAQSVLTDAGYARYEVASYALDGALCLHNLMYWSGGEYLGLGSSAASMLSPTSYKRLQTVFVQLPQLQTDTARVRLRMESMASELIEVHDFSEIRFELEELNECEAVAEDFMLACRTAAGISQQLLERGADVIDADALRRTIDMVIAQGLARWESNSLGQALIPTHTGWLLGNQLYGAFWDLHEHPKAFC